One Primulina huaijiensis isolate GDHJ02 chromosome 5, ASM1229523v2, whole genome shotgun sequence DNA segment encodes these proteins:
- the LOC140977282 gene encoding probable UDP-N-acetylglucosamine--peptide N-acetylglucosaminyltransferase SPINDLY isoform X1, giving the protein MGSTEKDLGEEKREEPLDGQVYPAQPSPETRSPLGNGLVRKSLQGKNALSYADILRSRNKFVDALAFYESVLEKDSENVEAHIGKGICLQMQNLGSLACESFTEAIRLEPQNAFALTHCGILFKDEGRLVEAAEMHQKALKADPTFKLAAECLAIVLTDLGTSLKLAGSTQEGIQKYYEAIKIDPRYAPAYYNLGVVYSEMMQYDTALSCYEKAAIERPLYAEAYCNMGVIYKNRGDLESAIACYERCLAVSPNFEIAKNNMAIALTDLGTKVKLEGDISHGVALYKKAMYYNWHYADAMYNLGVAYGEMLKFDMAIVFYELAFHFNPHCAEACNNLGVIYKDRDNLDKAVECYQMALSIKPNFSQSLNNLGVVYTVQGKMDAAASMIEKAIVANPTYAEAYNNLGVLYRDAGNISLAIEAYEHCLKIDPDSRNAGQNRLLAMNYINESSDDKLYEAHRDWGMRFMRLFPQYTSWDNPKDPERPIVIGYVSPDYFTHSVSYFIEAPLIYHDYVNYKVVVFSAVVKADAKTSRFRDRVLKHGGKWRDIYGIGEKKVASMVREDEIDILVELTGHTANNKLGMMACRPAPVQVTWIGYPNTTGLPTIDYRITDALADPPDTKQKHVEELVRLQESFLCYTPSLEAGPVCPTPAQSNGFVTFGSFNNLAKITPGVLQVWARILCAVPNSRLIVKCKPFCSESVRLQFLSMLEKLGLESQRVDLLPLILLNHDHMQAYSLMDISLDTFPYAGTTTTCESLYMGVPCIAMAGQVHAHNVGVSLLDTVGLSNLVAKNEEEYVQLALQLSSDIPALSSLRMSLRNLMLKSPLCDGSKFTRGLESAYRYMWQRYCKDDVPSLRHIEMLQQKQDIHSQETVSEDPAVIFIDPAKINISGNDPLAQPTIKTNGFIMEPSSSFSTSNREKTSRRGEQPTTKASRADREMFDNSLN; this is encoded by the exons ATGGGGTCAACTGAAAAGGATCTTGGCGAGGAAAAAAGAGAAGAACCACTTGATGGTCAGGTTTATCCAGCGCAGCCTTCTCCTGAAACCAGAAGCCCTCTGGGCAATGGCCTTGTCAGAAAAAGTCTTCAGGGGAAAAATGCCCTATCCTATGCAGACATTCTTCGCTCTAGGAATAAGTTTGTGGATGCACTTGCTTTTTATGAGAGTGTGTTGGAAAAGGATAGTGAAAATGTTGAAGCTCACATTGGCAAAGGAATTTGCCTGCAGATGCAGAACTTGGGCAGCCTTGCATGTGAAAGTTTTACCGAAGCAATTCGTTTGGAACCCCAAAATGCATTTGCTCTCACACATTGTGGGATTTTGTTTAAAGACGAGGGTAGGCTGGTGGAGGCTGCTGAG ATGCATCAGAAAGCTCTAAAGGCTGATCCTACGTTCAAGCTAGCCGCGGAATGCTTGGCAATCGTATTAACAGATCTTGGAACAAGCTTGAAGCTGGCTGGTAGCACTCAGGAGGGAATACAAAAGTATTATGAAGCTATCAAAATTGATCCACGCTATGCT CCAGCATATTATAATCTGGGTGTCGTCTATTCAGAAATGATGCAATATGACACGGCCCTCAGTTGTTATGAAAAAGCTGCAATTGAGAGACCCTTGTATGCTGAAGCATATTGCAATATGGGTGTCATCTACAAAAATCGAGGGGATCTGGAGTCAGCTATTGCTTGTTATGAGAG GTGCCTGGCTGTCTCCCCAAACTTTGAGATTGCAAAAAACAACATGGCTATTGCATTAACTGATTTAGGCACGAAG GTTAAATTGGAGGGTGACATCAGTCATGGGGTGGCATTATATAAGAAAGCTATGTATTATAACTGGCATTATGCTGATGCCATGTACAATCTTGGAGTTGCATATGGAGAAATGCTGAAGTTTGACATg GCCATTGTATTTTATGAACTTGCTTTCCACTTCAATCCCCATTGTGCAGAGGCATGTAACAATTTAGGAGTGATATACAAAGATCGAGATAACCTCGATAAAGCAGTAGAGTGTTATCAG ATGGCATTGTCGATCAAACCGAACTTTTCCCAGTCATTAAACAATCTTGGAGTGGTGTATACCGTCCAG GGTAAAATGGATGCTGCTGCGAGCATGATTGAGAAAGCTATAGTTGCCAACCCTACCTATGCAgaagcatataataatttag GGGTTCTCTACAGGGATGCTGGGAACATATCTCTGGCAATTGAAGCATATGAGCATTGCCTCAAAATAGATCCTGATTCACGCAATGCAGGCCAG AATCGTCTGCTTGCCATGAACTACATAAACGAGAGTAGCGATGACAAGTTATATGAGGCTCACAG GGATTGGGGTATGCGCTTTATGAGACTGTTTCCACAGTATACTTCATGGGACAACCCTAAGGATCCAGAAAGGCCAATTGTGATTGGATATGTGTCTCCTGATTATTTTACCCATTCTGTGTCATATTTCATTGAAGCACCACTGATTTATCATGACTATGTGAACTACAAGGTGGTTGTTTTCTCAGCAGTTGTAAAG GCGGATGCAAAAACTAGCAGGTTCCGAGACAGAGTCCTAAAGCATGGAGGGAAGTGGAGAGACATTTATGGTATTGGCGAGAAAAAAGTTGCAAGTATGGTTAGGGAAGATGAAATTGATATCTTGGTGGAACTTACTGGCCATACTGCGAACAACAAGTTGGGGATGATGGCTTGCCGACCTGCGCCTGTTCAG GTGACTTGGATTGGTTACCCGAATACAACTGGTTTGCCTACCATTGATTATAGAATCACTGATGCTCTTGCTGACCCCCCTGATACAAAACAAAA ACATGTTGAAGAGTTAGTTCGATTACAAGAGTCCTTCCTTTGTTACACTCCTTCGCTAGAAGCAGGGCCAGTGTGTCCAACTCCTGCCCAATCCAATGGCTTTGTTACTTTTGGTAGCTTCAACAATCTTGCAAAG ATAACACCTGGAGTGCTTCAAGTCTGGGCGAGGATTTTATGTGCAGTTCCAAATTCTCGGCTTATTGTGAAGTGCAAGCCTTTTTGCTCTGAAAGTGTGAGACTTCAATTTCTTTCGATGTTGGAAAAGTTGGGTTTAGAATCACAACGGGTTGATCTTCTGCCTTTAATTCTTCTCAACCATGATCATATGCAAGCATACTCTTTAATGGACATCAG CTTGGATACCTTTCCTTATGCGGGTACAACTACCACATGCGAGTCTCTATACATGGGAGTTCCATGTATTGCAATGGCAGGTCAAGTTCATGCTCATAACGTTGGTGTAAGTCTCCTCGACACAGTTG GATTGAGCAATTTAGTCGCCAAGAATGAAGAGGAATACGTACAGCTGGCTTTACAGTTATCCTCTGATATACCAGCCCTCTCAAGCCTGAGAATGAGTCTGCGAAATCTCATGCTCAAATCCCCCTTATGTGATGGATCAAAATTCACAAGAGGCCTAGAGTCAGCCTACCGGTACATGTGGCAGAGATACTGCAAGGATGACGTGCCATCTTTGAGGCATATTGAAATGTTGCAACAGAAACAGGACATTCATTCACAAGAAACTGTTTCAGAAGATCCAGCTGTTATATTCATTGACCCAGCAAAGATAAATATCTCTGGAAATGATCCCCTTGCACAACCCACCATCAAGACCAATGGGTTTATCATGGAGCCATCTTCCTCCTTCAGCACTTCAAATCGAGAGAAAACGAGTCGTCGAGGAGAACAACCAACAACCAAGGCAAGTCGTGCTGACCGTGAAATGTTCGATAATTCCTTGAATTGA
- the LOC140977284 gene encoding small ribosomal subunit protein eS17-like, whose translation MGRVRTKTVKKSSRQVIEKYYSKMTLDFHTNKKILEEVAIIPSKRLRNKIAGFSTHLMKRIQKGSVRGISLKLQEEERERRMDFVPDESAIKIDRIEVDQETVDLLESMGMKELPGVVLREDQGPIDVAPPVNYGRGGGRRY comes from the coding sequence ATGGGTCGTGTTCGTACGAAGACAGTGAAGAAGTCGTCCCGCCAAGTGATCGAGAAGTACTATTCGAAAATGACCCTTGATTTCCACACCAACAAGAAGATTCTGGAGGAGGTGGCCATCATCCCCTCGAAGCGCCTCCGCAATAAGATAGCTGGTTTCTCCACTCATTTGATGAAGCGGATCCAGAAGGGATCCGTTCGTGGTATCTCGCTGAAGCTTCAGGAGGAGGAACGCGAGCGCCGAATGGATTTCGTGCCCGATGAATCAGCCATTAAGATTGACCGCATTGAGGTTGACCAGGAAACTGTTGATTTGTTGGAGTCCATGGGGATGAAGGAGCTCCCTGGTGTTGTGCTTAGGGAGGATCAGGGACCCATCGATGTTGCGCCACCGGTGAACTACGGCCGTGGCGGTGGAAGGAGATACTAA
- the LOC140977282 gene encoding probable UDP-N-acetylglucosamine--peptide N-acetylglucosaminyltransferase SPINDLY isoform X2 — protein MQNLGSLACESFTEAIRLEPQNAFALTHCGILFKDEGRLVEAAEMHQKALKADPTFKLAAECLAIVLTDLGTSLKLAGSTQEGIQKYYEAIKIDPRYAPAYYNLGVVYSEMMQYDTALSCYEKAAIERPLYAEAYCNMGVIYKNRGDLESAIACYERCLAVSPNFEIAKNNMAIALTDLGTKVKLEGDISHGVALYKKAMYYNWHYADAMYNLGVAYGEMLKFDMAIVFYELAFHFNPHCAEACNNLGVIYKDRDNLDKAVECYQMALSIKPNFSQSLNNLGVVYTVQGKMDAAASMIEKAIVANPTYAEAYNNLGVLYRDAGNISLAIEAYEHCLKIDPDSRNAGQNRLLAMNYINESSDDKLYEAHRDWGMRFMRLFPQYTSWDNPKDPERPIVIGYVSPDYFTHSVSYFIEAPLIYHDYVNYKVVVFSAVVKADAKTSRFRDRVLKHGGKWRDIYGIGEKKVASMVREDEIDILVELTGHTANNKLGMMACRPAPVQVTWIGYPNTTGLPTIDYRITDALADPPDTKQKHVEELVRLQESFLCYTPSLEAGPVCPTPAQSNGFVTFGSFNNLAKITPGVLQVWARILCAVPNSRLIVKCKPFCSESVRLQFLSMLEKLGLESQRVDLLPLILLNHDHMQAYSLMDISLDTFPYAGTTTTCESLYMGVPCIAMAGQVHAHNVGVSLLDTVGLSNLVAKNEEEYVQLALQLSSDIPALSSLRMSLRNLMLKSPLCDGSKFTRGLESAYRYMWQRYCKDDVPSLRHIEMLQQKQDIHSQETVSEDPAVIFIDPAKINISGNDPLAQPTIKTNGFIMEPSSSFSTSNREKTSRRGEQPTTKASRADREMFDNSLN, from the exons ATGCAGAACTTGGGCAGCCTTGCATGTGAAAGTTTTACCGAAGCAATTCGTTTGGAACCCCAAAATGCATTTGCTCTCACACATTGTGGGATTTTGTTTAAAGACGAGGGTAGGCTGGTGGAGGCTGCTGAG ATGCATCAGAAAGCTCTAAAGGCTGATCCTACGTTCAAGCTAGCCGCGGAATGCTTGGCAATCGTATTAACAGATCTTGGAACAAGCTTGAAGCTGGCTGGTAGCACTCAGGAGGGAATACAAAAGTATTATGAAGCTATCAAAATTGATCCACGCTATGCT CCAGCATATTATAATCTGGGTGTCGTCTATTCAGAAATGATGCAATATGACACGGCCCTCAGTTGTTATGAAAAAGCTGCAATTGAGAGACCCTTGTATGCTGAAGCATATTGCAATATGGGTGTCATCTACAAAAATCGAGGGGATCTGGAGTCAGCTATTGCTTGTTATGAGAG GTGCCTGGCTGTCTCCCCAAACTTTGAGATTGCAAAAAACAACATGGCTATTGCATTAACTGATTTAGGCACGAAG GTTAAATTGGAGGGTGACATCAGTCATGGGGTGGCATTATATAAGAAAGCTATGTATTATAACTGGCATTATGCTGATGCCATGTACAATCTTGGAGTTGCATATGGAGAAATGCTGAAGTTTGACATg GCCATTGTATTTTATGAACTTGCTTTCCACTTCAATCCCCATTGTGCAGAGGCATGTAACAATTTAGGAGTGATATACAAAGATCGAGATAACCTCGATAAAGCAGTAGAGTGTTATCAG ATGGCATTGTCGATCAAACCGAACTTTTCCCAGTCATTAAACAATCTTGGAGTGGTGTATACCGTCCAG GGTAAAATGGATGCTGCTGCGAGCATGATTGAGAAAGCTATAGTTGCCAACCCTACCTATGCAgaagcatataataatttag GGGTTCTCTACAGGGATGCTGGGAACATATCTCTGGCAATTGAAGCATATGAGCATTGCCTCAAAATAGATCCTGATTCACGCAATGCAGGCCAG AATCGTCTGCTTGCCATGAACTACATAAACGAGAGTAGCGATGACAAGTTATATGAGGCTCACAG GGATTGGGGTATGCGCTTTATGAGACTGTTTCCACAGTATACTTCATGGGACAACCCTAAGGATCCAGAAAGGCCAATTGTGATTGGATATGTGTCTCCTGATTATTTTACCCATTCTGTGTCATATTTCATTGAAGCACCACTGATTTATCATGACTATGTGAACTACAAGGTGGTTGTTTTCTCAGCAGTTGTAAAG GCGGATGCAAAAACTAGCAGGTTCCGAGACAGAGTCCTAAAGCATGGAGGGAAGTGGAGAGACATTTATGGTATTGGCGAGAAAAAAGTTGCAAGTATGGTTAGGGAAGATGAAATTGATATCTTGGTGGAACTTACTGGCCATACTGCGAACAACAAGTTGGGGATGATGGCTTGCCGACCTGCGCCTGTTCAG GTGACTTGGATTGGTTACCCGAATACAACTGGTTTGCCTACCATTGATTATAGAATCACTGATGCTCTTGCTGACCCCCCTGATACAAAACAAAA ACATGTTGAAGAGTTAGTTCGATTACAAGAGTCCTTCCTTTGTTACACTCCTTCGCTAGAAGCAGGGCCAGTGTGTCCAACTCCTGCCCAATCCAATGGCTTTGTTACTTTTGGTAGCTTCAACAATCTTGCAAAG ATAACACCTGGAGTGCTTCAAGTCTGGGCGAGGATTTTATGTGCAGTTCCAAATTCTCGGCTTATTGTGAAGTGCAAGCCTTTTTGCTCTGAAAGTGTGAGACTTCAATTTCTTTCGATGTTGGAAAAGTTGGGTTTAGAATCACAACGGGTTGATCTTCTGCCTTTAATTCTTCTCAACCATGATCATATGCAAGCATACTCTTTAATGGACATCAG CTTGGATACCTTTCCTTATGCGGGTACAACTACCACATGCGAGTCTCTATACATGGGAGTTCCATGTATTGCAATGGCAGGTCAAGTTCATGCTCATAACGTTGGTGTAAGTCTCCTCGACACAGTTG GATTGAGCAATTTAGTCGCCAAGAATGAAGAGGAATACGTACAGCTGGCTTTACAGTTATCCTCTGATATACCAGCCCTCTCAAGCCTGAGAATGAGTCTGCGAAATCTCATGCTCAAATCCCCCTTATGTGATGGATCAAAATTCACAAGAGGCCTAGAGTCAGCCTACCGGTACATGTGGCAGAGATACTGCAAGGATGACGTGCCATCTTTGAGGCATATTGAAATGTTGCAACAGAAACAGGACATTCATTCACAAGAAACTGTTTCAGAAGATCCAGCTGTTATATTCATTGACCCAGCAAAGATAAATATCTCTGGAAATGATCCCCTTGCACAACCCACCATCAAGACCAATGGGTTTATCATGGAGCCATCTTCCTCCTTCAGCACTTCAAATCGAGAGAAAACGAGTCGTCGAGGAGAACAACCAACAACCAAGGCAAGTCGTGCTGACCGTGAAATGTTCGATAATTCCTTGAATTGA
- the LOC140977282 gene encoding probable UDP-N-acetylglucosamine--peptide N-acetylglucosaminyltransferase SPINDLY isoform X3: MPAIQMHQKALKADPTFKLAAECLAIVLTDLGTSLKLAGSTQEGIQKYYEAIKIDPRYAPAYYNLGVVYSEMMQYDTALSCYEKAAIERPLYAEAYCNMGVIYKNRGDLESAIACYERCLAVSPNFEIAKNNMAIALTDLGTKVKLEGDISHGVALYKKAMYYNWHYADAMYNLGVAYGEMLKFDMAIVFYELAFHFNPHCAEACNNLGVIYKDRDNLDKAVECYQMALSIKPNFSQSLNNLGVVYTVQGKMDAAASMIEKAIVANPTYAEAYNNLGVLYRDAGNISLAIEAYEHCLKIDPDSRNAGQNRLLAMNYINESSDDKLYEAHRDWGMRFMRLFPQYTSWDNPKDPERPIVIGYVSPDYFTHSVSYFIEAPLIYHDYVNYKVVVFSAVVKADAKTSRFRDRVLKHGGKWRDIYGIGEKKVASMVREDEIDILVELTGHTANNKLGMMACRPAPVQVTWIGYPNTTGLPTIDYRITDALADPPDTKQKHVEELVRLQESFLCYTPSLEAGPVCPTPAQSNGFVTFGSFNNLAKITPGVLQVWARILCAVPNSRLIVKCKPFCSESVRLQFLSMLEKLGLESQRVDLLPLILLNHDHMQAYSLMDISLDTFPYAGTTTTCESLYMGVPCIAMAGQVHAHNVGVSLLDTVGLSNLVAKNEEEYVQLALQLSSDIPALSSLRMSLRNLMLKSPLCDGSKFTRGLESAYRYMWQRYCKDDVPSLRHIEMLQQKQDIHSQETVSEDPAVIFIDPAKINISGNDPLAQPTIKTNGFIMEPSSSFSTSNREKTSRRGEQPTTKASRADREMFDNSLN; this comes from the exons ATGCCTGCAATACAGATGCATCAGAAAGCTCTAAAGGCTGATCCTACGTTCAAGCTAGCCGCGGAATGCTTGGCAATCGTATTAACAGATCTTGGAACAAGCTTGAAGCTGGCTGGTAGCACTCAGGAGGGAATACAAAAGTATTATGAAGCTATCAAAATTGATCCACGCTATGCT CCAGCATATTATAATCTGGGTGTCGTCTATTCAGAAATGATGCAATATGACACGGCCCTCAGTTGTTATGAAAAAGCTGCAATTGAGAGACCCTTGTATGCTGAAGCATATTGCAATATGGGTGTCATCTACAAAAATCGAGGGGATCTGGAGTCAGCTATTGCTTGTTATGAGAG GTGCCTGGCTGTCTCCCCAAACTTTGAGATTGCAAAAAACAACATGGCTATTGCATTAACTGATTTAGGCACGAAG GTTAAATTGGAGGGTGACATCAGTCATGGGGTGGCATTATATAAGAAAGCTATGTATTATAACTGGCATTATGCTGATGCCATGTACAATCTTGGAGTTGCATATGGAGAAATGCTGAAGTTTGACATg GCCATTGTATTTTATGAACTTGCTTTCCACTTCAATCCCCATTGTGCAGAGGCATGTAACAATTTAGGAGTGATATACAAAGATCGAGATAACCTCGATAAAGCAGTAGAGTGTTATCAG ATGGCATTGTCGATCAAACCGAACTTTTCCCAGTCATTAAACAATCTTGGAGTGGTGTATACCGTCCAG GGTAAAATGGATGCTGCTGCGAGCATGATTGAGAAAGCTATAGTTGCCAACCCTACCTATGCAgaagcatataataatttag GGGTTCTCTACAGGGATGCTGGGAACATATCTCTGGCAATTGAAGCATATGAGCATTGCCTCAAAATAGATCCTGATTCACGCAATGCAGGCCAG AATCGTCTGCTTGCCATGAACTACATAAACGAGAGTAGCGATGACAAGTTATATGAGGCTCACAG GGATTGGGGTATGCGCTTTATGAGACTGTTTCCACAGTATACTTCATGGGACAACCCTAAGGATCCAGAAAGGCCAATTGTGATTGGATATGTGTCTCCTGATTATTTTACCCATTCTGTGTCATATTTCATTGAAGCACCACTGATTTATCATGACTATGTGAACTACAAGGTGGTTGTTTTCTCAGCAGTTGTAAAG GCGGATGCAAAAACTAGCAGGTTCCGAGACAGAGTCCTAAAGCATGGAGGGAAGTGGAGAGACATTTATGGTATTGGCGAGAAAAAAGTTGCAAGTATGGTTAGGGAAGATGAAATTGATATCTTGGTGGAACTTACTGGCCATACTGCGAACAACAAGTTGGGGATGATGGCTTGCCGACCTGCGCCTGTTCAG GTGACTTGGATTGGTTACCCGAATACAACTGGTTTGCCTACCATTGATTATAGAATCACTGATGCTCTTGCTGACCCCCCTGATACAAAACAAAA ACATGTTGAAGAGTTAGTTCGATTACAAGAGTCCTTCCTTTGTTACACTCCTTCGCTAGAAGCAGGGCCAGTGTGTCCAACTCCTGCCCAATCCAATGGCTTTGTTACTTTTGGTAGCTTCAACAATCTTGCAAAG ATAACACCTGGAGTGCTTCAAGTCTGGGCGAGGATTTTATGTGCAGTTCCAAATTCTCGGCTTATTGTGAAGTGCAAGCCTTTTTGCTCTGAAAGTGTGAGACTTCAATTTCTTTCGATGTTGGAAAAGTTGGGTTTAGAATCACAACGGGTTGATCTTCTGCCTTTAATTCTTCTCAACCATGATCATATGCAAGCATACTCTTTAATGGACATCAG CTTGGATACCTTTCCTTATGCGGGTACAACTACCACATGCGAGTCTCTATACATGGGAGTTCCATGTATTGCAATGGCAGGTCAAGTTCATGCTCATAACGTTGGTGTAAGTCTCCTCGACACAGTTG GATTGAGCAATTTAGTCGCCAAGAATGAAGAGGAATACGTACAGCTGGCTTTACAGTTATCCTCTGATATACCAGCCCTCTCAAGCCTGAGAATGAGTCTGCGAAATCTCATGCTCAAATCCCCCTTATGTGATGGATCAAAATTCACAAGAGGCCTAGAGTCAGCCTACCGGTACATGTGGCAGAGATACTGCAAGGATGACGTGCCATCTTTGAGGCATATTGAAATGTTGCAACAGAAACAGGACATTCATTCACAAGAAACTGTTTCAGAAGATCCAGCTGTTATATTCATTGACCCAGCAAAGATAAATATCTCTGGAAATGATCCCCTTGCACAACCCACCATCAAGACCAATGGGTTTATCATGGAGCCATCTTCCTCCTTCAGCACTTCAAATCGAGAGAAAACGAGTCGTCGAGGAGAACAACCAACAACCAAGGCAAGTCGTGCTGACCGTGAAATGTTCGATAATTCCTTGAATTGA
- the LOC140977282 gene encoding probable UDP-N-acetylglucosamine--peptide N-acetylglucosaminyltransferase SPINDLY isoform X4, with translation MGSTEKDLGEEKREEPLDGQVYPAQPSPETRSPLGNGLVRKSLQGKNALSYADILRSRNKFVDALAFYESVLEKDSENVEAHIGKGICLQMQNLGSLACESFTEAIRLEPQNAFALTHCGILFKDEGRLVEAAEMHQKALKADPTFKLAAECLAIVLTDLGTSLKLAGSTQEGIQKYYEAIKIDPRYAPAYYNLGVVYSEMMQYDTALSCYEKAAIERPLYAEAYCNMGVIYKNRGDLESAIACYERCLAVSPNFEIAKNNMAIALTDLGTKVKLEGDISHGVALYKKAMYYNWHYADAMYNLGVAYGEMLKFDMAIVFYELAFHFNPHCAEACNNLGVIYKDRDNLDKAVECYQMALSIKPNFSQSLNNLGVVYTVQGKMDAAASMIEKAIVANPTYAEAYNNLGVLYRDAGNISLAIEAYEHCLKIDPDSRNAGQNRLLAMNYINESSDDKLYEAHRDWGMRFMRLFPQYTSWDNPKDPERPIVIGYVSPDYFTHSVSYFIEAPLIYHDYVNYKVVVFSAVVKADAKTSRFRDRVLKHGGKWRDIYGIGEKKVASMVREDEIDILVELTGHTANNKLGMMACRPAPVQVTWIGYPNTTGLPTIDYRITDALADPPDTKQKHVEELVRLQESFLCYTPSLEAGPVCPTPAQSNGFVTFGSFNNLAKITPGVLQVWARILCAVPNSRLIVKCKPFCSESVRLQFLSMLEKLGLESQRVDLLPLILLNHDHMQAYSLMDISLDTFPYAGTTTTCESLYMGVPCIAMAGQVHAHNVGD, from the exons ATGGGGTCAACTGAAAAGGATCTTGGCGAGGAAAAAAGAGAAGAACCACTTGATGGTCAGGTTTATCCAGCGCAGCCTTCTCCTGAAACCAGAAGCCCTCTGGGCAATGGCCTTGTCAGAAAAAGTCTTCAGGGGAAAAATGCCCTATCCTATGCAGACATTCTTCGCTCTAGGAATAAGTTTGTGGATGCACTTGCTTTTTATGAGAGTGTGTTGGAAAAGGATAGTGAAAATGTTGAAGCTCACATTGGCAAAGGAATTTGCCTGCAGATGCAGAACTTGGGCAGCCTTGCATGTGAAAGTTTTACCGAAGCAATTCGTTTGGAACCCCAAAATGCATTTGCTCTCACACATTGTGGGATTTTGTTTAAAGACGAGGGTAGGCTGGTGGAGGCTGCTGAG ATGCATCAGAAAGCTCTAAAGGCTGATCCTACGTTCAAGCTAGCCGCGGAATGCTTGGCAATCGTATTAACAGATCTTGGAACAAGCTTGAAGCTGGCTGGTAGCACTCAGGAGGGAATACAAAAGTATTATGAAGCTATCAAAATTGATCCACGCTATGCT CCAGCATATTATAATCTGGGTGTCGTCTATTCAGAAATGATGCAATATGACACGGCCCTCAGTTGTTATGAAAAAGCTGCAATTGAGAGACCCTTGTATGCTGAAGCATATTGCAATATGGGTGTCATCTACAAAAATCGAGGGGATCTGGAGTCAGCTATTGCTTGTTATGAGAG GTGCCTGGCTGTCTCCCCAAACTTTGAGATTGCAAAAAACAACATGGCTATTGCATTAACTGATTTAGGCACGAAG GTTAAATTGGAGGGTGACATCAGTCATGGGGTGGCATTATATAAGAAAGCTATGTATTATAACTGGCATTATGCTGATGCCATGTACAATCTTGGAGTTGCATATGGAGAAATGCTGAAGTTTGACATg GCCATTGTATTTTATGAACTTGCTTTCCACTTCAATCCCCATTGTGCAGAGGCATGTAACAATTTAGGAGTGATATACAAAGATCGAGATAACCTCGATAAAGCAGTAGAGTGTTATCAG ATGGCATTGTCGATCAAACCGAACTTTTCCCAGTCATTAAACAATCTTGGAGTGGTGTATACCGTCCAG GGTAAAATGGATGCTGCTGCGAGCATGATTGAGAAAGCTATAGTTGCCAACCCTACCTATGCAgaagcatataataatttag GGGTTCTCTACAGGGATGCTGGGAACATATCTCTGGCAATTGAAGCATATGAGCATTGCCTCAAAATAGATCCTGATTCACGCAATGCAGGCCAG AATCGTCTGCTTGCCATGAACTACATAAACGAGAGTAGCGATGACAAGTTATATGAGGCTCACAG GGATTGGGGTATGCGCTTTATGAGACTGTTTCCACAGTATACTTCATGGGACAACCCTAAGGATCCAGAAAGGCCAATTGTGATTGGATATGTGTCTCCTGATTATTTTACCCATTCTGTGTCATATTTCATTGAAGCACCACTGATTTATCATGACTATGTGAACTACAAGGTGGTTGTTTTCTCAGCAGTTGTAAAG GCGGATGCAAAAACTAGCAGGTTCCGAGACAGAGTCCTAAAGCATGGAGGGAAGTGGAGAGACATTTATGGTATTGGCGAGAAAAAAGTTGCAAGTATGGTTAGGGAAGATGAAATTGATATCTTGGTGGAACTTACTGGCCATACTGCGAACAACAAGTTGGGGATGATGGCTTGCCGACCTGCGCCTGTTCAG GTGACTTGGATTGGTTACCCGAATACAACTGGTTTGCCTACCATTGATTATAGAATCACTGATGCTCTTGCTGACCCCCCTGATACAAAACAAAA ACATGTTGAAGAGTTAGTTCGATTACAAGAGTCCTTCCTTTGTTACACTCCTTCGCTAGAAGCAGGGCCAGTGTGTCCAACTCCTGCCCAATCCAATGGCTTTGTTACTTTTGGTAGCTTCAACAATCTTGCAAAG ATAACACCTGGAGTGCTTCAAGTCTGGGCGAGGATTTTATGTGCAGTTCCAAATTCTCGGCTTATTGTGAAGTGCAAGCCTTTTTGCTCTGAAAGTGTGAGACTTCAATTTCTTTCGATGTTGGAAAAGTTGGGTTTAGAATCACAACGGGTTGATCTTCTGCCTTTAATTCTTCTCAACCATGATCATATGCAAGCATACTCTTTAATGGACATCAG CTTGGATACCTTTCCTTATGCGGGTACAACTACCACATGCGAGTCTCTATACATGGGAGTTCCATGTATTGCAATGGCAGGTCAAGTTCATGCTCATAACGTTGGT GATTGA